In the Burkholderia cenocepacia genome, one interval contains:
- a CDS encoding patatin-like phospholipase family protein produces MTATAFFRWAPLGPLCTTLVAFWCCTLAAQPLPATESAAAQTVAAAANAPAAATPAAPAASAHTCTADGGPAGRPSIGLVLSGGGARGYAHLGVLKVLEDNRIPIDCIAGTSMGAVVGGLYASGMAADEMQKRLSEVNLADIAFDVTDRADLPQTSREDERLYINGLTLGFGKKGVKAPVGLVQGNRLQALLANWTAAVPTNQPFDQLPIPYRAVATDLQTGQMVVLDHGSLPLAIRASMAMPGLFAPAEINGRALVDGGLVSNLPVDTARQMGANVVIAVDIGSQLRPLDALASPADVMQQMVGILIRQNVTAQRKQLDARDVLLTPDLGSLAFTDFQNAKQAIAAGAAAATAALPKLRRFALTPEQYAAYRSSHAQPLPPPIRITRIDIKTSGGVPKRVVSNALHVKPGDIYDPKTVSQDLLGLTTGGNFESVTQQIVSRGDDNVLEIDAREKYWGPNFLLFGLGMSSSSTDEGGFRLHVGYRRPWLTESGLEFRADTTIGSDLQSARVELRQPLSTAYGVYLSPYAEYQRRYANLYDDSGDVKITQYLMQTARAGIDLGLPIARLGDFRIGLGYVTGHGSPTYNLPFDDGSGQALLWPSFTSQALIARARLVIDQLDDPMFPRKGYFGELRVERSLVSRNGGSAQDFADGISNAPYTEIYGKAMIAQQFGRHSVSATIEGGKSIGGTNLINAFNFTLGGFQHLSAYAADQLNGNELAYGQITYMNQLMTFNASPVKALSVGASAEVGNVWSSGQKIGGGALKQSYTFFTSLSTAFGPVYIGVALAPSGRRNFYLQLGRTY; encoded by the coding sequence ATGACAGCGACCGCTTTCTTCCGCTGGGCGCCGCTGGGCCCGCTCTGCACGACGCTCGTTGCCTTCTGGTGCTGCACGCTCGCCGCGCAACCGCTGCCGGCCACCGAATCCGCCGCTGCCCAGACCGTTGCCGCTGCAGCCAACGCGCCGGCCGCCGCCACGCCCGCCGCACCCGCTGCGTCCGCGCACACCTGCACCGCCGACGGCGGCCCGGCCGGCCGCCCGTCCATCGGCCTCGTGCTGTCCGGCGGCGGTGCGCGCGGCTATGCACATCTCGGGGTCCTGAAAGTCCTGGAGGACAACCGGATTCCGATCGACTGCATCGCGGGCACCAGCATGGGCGCCGTGGTCGGCGGCCTGTATGCGAGCGGGATGGCGGCCGACGAGATGCAGAAGCGGCTGTCCGAGGTCAACCTGGCGGATATCGCGTTCGACGTGACGGACCGCGCGGACCTGCCGCAAACCAGCCGCGAGGACGAACGCCTGTACATCAACGGGCTGACGCTCGGCTTCGGCAAGAAGGGCGTCAAGGCGCCGGTCGGCCTCGTCCAGGGCAACCGGCTGCAGGCGCTGCTCGCGAACTGGACGGCCGCCGTGCCGACCAACCAGCCGTTCGACCAGTTGCCGATCCCGTACCGCGCGGTCGCGACCGACCTGCAGACCGGCCAGATGGTCGTGCTCGACCACGGCTCGCTGCCGCTCGCGATTCGCGCGAGCATGGCGATGCCGGGCCTGTTCGCGCCGGCCGAGATCAACGGGCGCGCGCTCGTGGACGGCGGCCTCGTCAGCAACCTGCCCGTCGACACCGCGCGGCAGATGGGCGCGAACGTCGTGATCGCCGTCGACATCGGCTCGCAACTGCGCCCGCTCGACGCGCTCGCGTCGCCGGCCGACGTGATGCAGCAGATGGTCGGCATCCTGATCCGCCAGAACGTGACCGCGCAGCGCAAGCAGCTCGACGCGCGGGACGTGCTGCTCACGCCGGACCTCGGCTCGCTCGCGTTCACCGATTTCCAGAACGCGAAGCAGGCGATTGCCGCCGGCGCGGCCGCCGCGACCGCCGCGCTGCCGAAGCTGCGGCGTTTCGCGCTCACGCCGGAACAGTACGCGGCCTACCGGTCCTCACATGCGCAGCCGCTGCCGCCGCCGATCCGGATCACGCGCATCGACATCAAGACCAGCGGCGGCGTACCGAAGCGCGTCGTCAGCAACGCGCTGCACGTGAAACCGGGCGACATCTACGATCCGAAGACCGTCAGCCAGGATCTGCTCGGCCTCACGACGGGCGGCAACTTCGAGAGCGTCACGCAGCAGATCGTCAGCCGCGGCGACGACAACGTGCTCGAAATCGACGCGCGCGAAAAGTACTGGGGGCCCAACTTCCTGCTGTTCGGGCTCGGCATGTCGAGCAGTTCGACCGATGAAGGCGGCTTCCGCCTGCACGTCGGCTACCGGCGGCCGTGGCTCACGGAATCGGGGCTCGAATTCCGCGCGGACACGACGATCGGCAGCGACCTGCAGTCGGCGCGCGTCGAATTGCGCCAGCCGCTGTCGACCGCGTACGGCGTCTACCTGTCGCCGTACGCGGAATATCAGCGTCGCTACGCGAACCTGTACGACGACTCCGGCGACGTGAAGATCACGCAGTACCTGATGCAGACGGCGCGCGCCGGGATCGACCTCGGCCTGCCGATCGCGCGGCTCGGCGATTTCCGCATCGGTCTCGGCTACGTGACCGGGCACGGCTCGCCGACCTACAACCTGCCGTTCGACGACGGCAGCGGCCAGGCGCTGCTGTGGCCGAGCTTCACGTCGCAGGCGTTGATCGCGCGGGCGCGGCTCGTCATCGATCAACTCGACGATCCGATGTTCCCGCGCAAGGGTTATTTCGGCGAACTGCGGGTCGAACGCTCGCTGGTGTCGCGCAACGGCGGCTCGGCGCAGGATTTCGCCGACGGGATCAGCAACGCGCCTTACACCGAGATCTACGGCAAGGCGATGATCGCGCAGCAGTTCGGCCGGCACAGCGTCAGCGCGACGATCGAAGGCGGCAAGAGCATCGGCGGCACCAACCTGATCAATGCGTTCAACTTCACGCTGGGCGGCTTCCAGCATCTGTCCGCCTATGCGGCCGACCAGTTGAACGGCAACGAGCTCGCGTACGGGCAGATCACGTACATGAACCAGTTGATGACGTTCAACGCGTCGCCGGTCAAGGCGCTGTCGGTGGGCGCCAGCGCGGAAGTCGGCAACGTCTGGTCGAGCGGCCAGAAGATCGGCGGCGGCGCGCTCAAGCAGAGCTACACGTTCTTCACGAGCCTGTCGACCGCATTCGGGCCCGTCTATATCGGCGTGGCGCTCGCCCCCAGCGGCCGACGCAACTTCTACCTGCAGCTCGGCCGTACTTATTGA
- a CDS encoding beta strand repeat-containing protein — translation MPTGMFLALAGAGIVPAHAACTTAGTNVACSGAANPLAPSYANGANNLNVTVNPGGSVGVLLGVGGNAMTLTGSNDTLTNNGRIDPTLLGTGLGVLSSGVVMGNAAASTQTVTNNGIMAGTTGLSIGLTGMALAVQNGAGGTTSITNTGTMSTTGIVGATLLGPDAGVIAAYGGGQVNVNNSGTITGRVALGTSAGGNTFTNSGTVNGSVSMGTNSTNRFIATTDSSVNAAGGTGLAVNLGIGAITIGFAATGTVDGGAGGNNTLTLQQGTSTTGTIDNGNYINFNHLDVQGGTWTLSGASSATDATLGNGATAIVNNTASLGTGTINANGGAIQSATPGLTLSNNISTSGGGLGVSGSSSLDLSGTISGAGPVTQSGTGTLTLSGVNTYSGGTNLNAGTIVVGNNQALGTGTLTVGGNATLDSSQAVTIANQVALNGGAALALGGSNAMTVSGAISGAGGLVKNGAATTTLTGSNSYTGGTTINAGTLALGAGGSLAATGAVNLTGAGAAFDISASGANQTIGALTGTAGTTVSLGANSLTMGDAANATFGGTITGTAGVTKQGSGTETLTGANTYTGGTTINGGTLALGAGARLRRRGRSTSARPGPVSTSAGRVRTRLSARYRVWAARPYRSAVIR, via the coding sequence TTGCCGACAGGCATGTTCCTCGCGCTGGCTGGCGCGGGCATCGTTCCCGCGCACGCGGCCTGTACCACGGCGGGCACCAACGTGGCATGTTCGGGCGCCGCGAATCCGCTGGCGCCCAGCTATGCGAATGGCGCCAACAACCTCAACGTGACGGTCAATCCGGGCGGGAGCGTCGGTGTTCTCCTGGGCGTCGGCGGTAACGCGATGACGCTGACCGGCAGCAACGACACGCTGACCAACAACGGCCGGATCGATCCGACGCTGCTCGGAACGGGCCTGGGCGTGTTGTCGTCGGGCGTGGTGATGGGCAATGCGGCGGCCAGTACGCAGACCGTGACCAACAACGGCATCATGGCGGGCACCACCGGCCTGTCGATCGGCCTGACCGGGATGGCGCTGGCCGTGCAGAACGGCGCGGGCGGCACGACCAGCATCACGAATACCGGCACGATGTCGACGACGGGCATCGTCGGCGCGACCCTGTTGGGCCCCGATGCGGGCGTGATCGCCGCGTATGGCGGCGGCCAGGTCAACGTCAACAACTCCGGCACGATCACCGGCCGTGTCGCGTTGGGTACTTCGGCAGGCGGCAACACGTTCACGAACTCCGGTACCGTGAACGGCAGCGTGTCGATGGGCACGAACAGTACCAACCGGTTCATCGCAACCACTGATTCGTCGGTCAACGCGGCTGGCGGCACGGGCCTGGCCGTCAATCTCGGCATCGGTGCGATCACGATCGGCTTTGCGGCGACGGGCACGGTCGACGGCGGCGCGGGCGGCAACAATACGCTGACGCTCCAGCAGGGTACGTCGACCACCGGCACGATCGACAACGGCAACTACATCAACTTCAACCATCTTGATGTACAGGGCGGCACGTGGACGCTGTCGGGCGCATCGAGTGCGACCGATGCGACGCTCGGTAACGGCGCCACGGCGATCGTGAACAATACCGCGTCGCTCGGCACCGGCACGATCAACGCGAACGGCGGCGCGATCCAGTCGGCCACGCCGGGGCTCACGTTGTCGAACAACATCTCGACGAGCGGCGGCGGCTTGGGCGTGAGCGGCTCGTCGAGCCTCGACCTGTCGGGCACCATCTCCGGCGCCGGGCCGGTCACGCAGTCGGGTACCGGCACGCTGACGCTGTCGGGTGTAAATACCTACAGCGGCGGCACGAACCTGAATGCCGGCACCATCGTGGTCGGTAACAACCAGGCGCTCGGCACCGGCACGCTGACGGTCGGCGGCAATGCGACGCTCGACAGCAGCCAGGCGGTGACGATCGCGAATCAGGTCGCCCTGAACGGGGGCGCCGCCCTGGCGCTCGGCGGCAGCAACGCGATGACCGTCAGCGGCGCGATTTCCGGGGCTGGCGGTCTCGTCAAGAACGGCGCAGCCACCACGACGCTGACCGGCTCCAATAGCTACACGGGCGGCACGACGATCAATGCGGGCACGCTGGCACTGGGTGCGGGCGGCTCGCTCGCGGCGACGGGTGCGGTGAACCTTACCGGCGCGGGGGCCGCCTTCGACATCAGCGCATCGGGTGCGAACCAGACGATCGGCGCGCTGACGGGTACTGCTGGCACGACCGTCTCGCTCGGCGCCAACTCGCTGACGATGGGCGATGCGGCGAACGCAACGTTCGGCGGCACGATCACCGGCACGGCCGGCGTGACGAAGCAGGGCAGCGGCACGGAAACGTTGACGGGGGCGAACACGTACACGGGCGGCACGACGATCAACGGCGGCACGCTGGCGCTGGGCGCGGGGGCTCGCTTGCGGCGACGGGGGCGGTCAACCTCGGCACGGCCGGGGCCGGTTTCGACATCAGCGGGGCGGGTGCGAACCAGACTATCGGCGCGTTATCGGGTGTGGGCGGCACGACCGTATCGCTCGGCGGTAATACGCTGA
- the blaPEN-B gene encoding PEN-B family class A beta-lactamase has product MTYSSKRRTLLLAAATAPLVLTVTACASRQGAAPDEATRAAAAAADAIAPAAAATTLADLERDAGGRLGVCAIDTASGRVIEHRAGERFPFCSTFKAMLSAALLAQSVERPGLLQQRVTYTKADLVNYSPVSEKHVGSGMTVAALCEAAIQYSDNSAANLLMKLIGGPSAVTAYARSIGDDAFRLDRWETELNTALPGDPRDTTTPAAMAASLRVLTLGDALPAAQRAQLVAWLRGNKVGDKRIRAGVPAGWVVGDKTGTGDYGTTNDAGVIWPTSRAPIVLAAYYTQTRADARAKDDVIASVARIVAQTFG; this is encoded by the coding sequence ATGACCTACTCATCGAAACGTCGAACCCTGTTGCTGGCTGCCGCGACGGCGCCGCTCGTTCTCACCGTCACCGCGTGCGCGTCGCGGCAGGGCGCTGCACCGGACGAAGCCACGCGGGCAGCGGCGGCTGCCGCGGACGCCATTGCCCCCGCGGCGGCGGCGACGACGCTCGCCGATCTCGAGCGCGACGCGGGCGGCCGTCTCGGCGTGTGCGCGATCGACACGGCGAGCGGTCGCGTCATCGAGCATCGCGCGGGCGAGCGTTTCCCGTTCTGCAGTACGTTCAAGGCGATGCTGAGTGCGGCGTTGCTCGCGCAGAGTGTCGAGCGGCCGGGCTTGCTGCAACAGCGCGTGACTTATACCAAGGCCGACCTCGTCAACTATTCGCCGGTGTCGGAGAAGCACGTCGGCTCAGGCATGACGGTCGCCGCGCTGTGCGAGGCTGCGATCCAGTACAGCGACAATTCGGCCGCGAACCTGCTGATGAAGCTGATCGGCGGCCCGTCGGCGGTAACGGCCTACGCGCGCTCGATCGGCGACGATGCGTTCCGGCTTGATCGATGGGAGACCGAACTGAATACCGCGCTGCCGGGCGACCCGCGCGACACGACGACGCCCGCCGCGATGGCCGCCAGCCTGCGCGTGCTGACGCTCGGCGACGCATTGCCGGCCGCGCAGCGTGCGCAGCTCGTCGCGTGGCTGCGCGGCAACAAGGTCGGCGACAAGCGGATTCGCGCGGGCGTGCCGGCCGGGTGGGTGGTGGGCGACAAGACCGGTACCGGCGACTACGGGACGACGAACGACGCGGGCGTCATCTGGCCGACGTCGCGCGCGCCGATCGTGCTGGCCGCGTACTACACGCAGACGCGAGCCGATGCGCGGGCGAAGGACGACGTGATCGCGTCGGTCGCGCGCATCGTCGCGCAGACGTTCGGTTGA
- a CDS encoding rod shape-determining protein: MSTPLFGKLFAQPVAIDPGTASTRIYTHERGVVLNQPSVVCFRKGGASDARPTLEAVGELAKALLGREPGHLEAVRPMRHGVIADAHAAEQMIRSFIDMSRTRSRFGRRVEVTLCVPSDATAVERRAIREAAFAAGVSEVELIEESLAAGLGAGLPVTEPVGSMVIDIGGGTTEVAVIALGGIVYREAIRVGGSQFDAAIVNHVRNLYGVLLGEQTAEHVKKTIGSATSAVPRTSTRAVGRSIGDGLPRSVELSNHDVADALAAPLKQVIGAVKSVLENAPAELVTDIANRGVVLTGGGALLADLERLLYDETGLVARIADEPATCAVRGAGEAMGRLAMCPAD, from the coding sequence ATGTCGACACCGCTGTTCGGAAAGTTGTTTGCGCAACCCGTTGCGATCGATCCGGGAACGGCGAGTACGCGGATCTATACGCATGAACGCGGCGTGGTGCTGAACCAGCCGTCGGTCGTGTGCTTCCGCAAGGGCGGCGCGAGCGACGCGCGGCCGACGCTCGAGGCCGTCGGCGAGCTGGCCAAGGCGCTGCTCGGCCGCGAACCGGGGCATCTGGAAGCCGTGCGGCCCATGCGCCACGGCGTGATCGCGGACGCGCACGCGGCCGAGCAGATGATCCGCAGCTTCATCGACATGTCGCGCACCCGCTCGCGCTTCGGCCGCCGCGTCGAGGTCACGTTGTGCGTGCCGTCCGATGCGACGGCCGTCGAGCGCCGCGCGATCCGCGAGGCCGCGTTCGCGGCTGGCGTATCGGAGGTCGAACTGATCGAGGAGTCGCTCGCGGCCGGGCTCGGCGCAGGTTTGCCGGTGACCGAGCCGGTCGGCTCGATGGTCATCGACATCGGCGGCGGGACCACCGAAGTCGCGGTCATCGCGCTCGGCGGCATCGTCTACCGCGAGGCGATCCGCGTCGGCGGCAGCCAGTTCGACGCGGCGATCGTCAACCATGTCCGCAACCTGTACGGCGTGCTGCTCGGCGAACAGACGGCGGAGCACGTGAAGAAGACGATCGGCTCGGCCACCAGCGCGGTGCCGCGCACGTCGACCCGCGCCGTCGGCCGCAGCATCGGCGACGGCCTGCCGCGTTCGGTCGAGCTGTCCAACCACGACGTCGCGGACGCGCTGGCCGCGCCGCTCAAGCAGGTGATCGGCGCGGTGAAGTCGGTGCTGGAAAACGCGCCGGCCGAACTCGTGACCGACATCGCGAATCGCGGCGTGGTGCTCACCGGCGGCGGCGCGCTGCTCGCCGATCTCGAGCGCCTGCTGTACGACGAGACCGGGCTGGTCGCGCGGATCGCCGACGAGCCGGCCACCTGCGCGGTGCGTGGCGCCGGCGAGGCGATGGGGCGGCTCGCGATGTGCCCGGCCGATTGA
- the penR gene encoding beta-lactamase transcriptional regulator PenR, with product MTKLRPHLPLNALRAFESSARHLNFTRAGLELSVTQAAVSQQVRSLEERLGCTLFTRLPRGLGLTDEGRALLPVLSDAFSRIETVLKQFDGGRFHEVLTLGVVGTFALGWLMPRLKQFGDTHPFVELRLRTNNNVVDLAAEGLDFAIRFGVGNWPATRNERLLDAPLTALCTPDIARRLAQPADLANETLLRSYRTDEWLGWFDAAQLEPWAVNGPVFDSSRLMVEAAMQGAGVALAPACMFARELQLGLLARPLDIDVRAGGYWLTSLKSKPLTPAMTLFRDWIVAEAASAAPTE from the coding sequence ATGACTAAGCTCCGCCCTCATCTTCCGCTCAATGCGTTGCGCGCGTTCGAATCGTCGGCGCGCCACCTGAACTTCACGCGCGCCGGCCTCGAACTGAGCGTGACCCAGGCCGCCGTCAGCCAGCAGGTGCGCTCGCTCGAGGAGCGGCTCGGCTGCACGCTGTTTACGCGCCTGCCGCGCGGCCTCGGGCTGACCGACGAGGGGCGCGCGCTGCTGCCGGTGCTGAGCGACGCGTTCAGCCGCATCGAGACGGTGCTCAAGCAGTTCGACGGCGGGCGTTTCCACGAGGTGCTGACGCTCGGCGTCGTCGGCACCTTTGCCCTAGGCTGGCTAATGCCGCGGCTGAAGCAGTTCGGCGACACGCACCCGTTCGTCGAGCTGCGGCTGCGGACCAACAACAACGTCGTCGATCTCGCCGCCGAGGGCCTCGATTTCGCGATCCGCTTTGGCGTTGGCAACTGGCCGGCGACGCGCAACGAGCGGCTGCTCGATGCGCCGCTCACCGCGCTGTGCACGCCGGACATCGCACGGCGCCTCGCGCAGCCGGCCGATCTCGCGAACGAAACGTTGCTGCGCTCGTATCGCACCGACGAATGGCTCGGCTGGTTCGACGCCGCGCAGCTCGAACCGTGGGCCGTCAACGGGCCCGTGTTCGATTCGTCCCGGCTGATGGTCGAGGCCGCGATGCAGGGTGCGGGCGTCGCGCTCGCCCCCGCCTGCATGTTCGCGCGCGAACTGCAGCTCGGCTTGCTCGCACGACCACTCGACATCGACGTGCGCGCCGGCGGCTACTGGCTCACGTCGCTGAAGTCGAAACCGCTGACGCCCGCGATGACGCTCTTTCGCGACTGGATCGTGGCGGAAGCGGCGAGCGCCGCGCCCACCGAATAG
- a CDS encoding YdcF family protein: MRPTTPERPNTLKYRTKRSFAARAGRVLAVVACVWAAAAAAIVIHGMRMPSDPADVAVIFGNALDDTGAPKPVLAARLDVGVRCYHAGQCPAFLVSGAIDGPGLNEATVMRDYLVARGVPADRIAVDDQGDNTLATAQHTLAYLHAHRLSRVLIVSQYYHLARARLAFERVGIARSNISAAYPRRFQWRDVYSSWREVPAYAVYAVRLWVNPDARPVSFRPMLYLMRLFS; this comes from the coding sequence ATGCGCCCGACGACACCTGAGAGACCGAATACCTTGAAATATCGAACCAAACGGAGCTTTGCGGCCCGGGCCGGCCGCGTGCTGGCCGTCGTTGCGTGCGTCTGGGCCGCGGCGGCCGCCGCGATCGTAATCCATGGCATGCGGATGCCGAGCGACCCGGCGGACGTCGCCGTGATCTTCGGCAACGCGCTCGACGACACCGGCGCGCCGAAGCCCGTGCTCGCGGCCCGGCTCGATGTGGGCGTGCGCTGCTATCACGCGGGGCAGTGCCCGGCGTTTCTGGTCAGCGGCGCGATCGACGGCCCCGGGCTGAACGAGGCGACGGTGATGCGCGACTACCTCGTTGCGCGCGGCGTGCCGGCGGACCGGATCGCCGTCGACGACCAGGGCGACAATACGCTCGCGACCGCGCAGCACACGCTGGCCTACCTGCACGCGCATCGCCTGTCCCGCGTGCTGATCGTCAGCCAGTATTACCACCTTGCGCGGGCGCGTCTCGCGTTCGAGCGCGTCGGCATTGCGCGGTCGAACATCTCCGCCGCCTATCCGCGCCGCTTTCAGTGGCGCGATGTCTATTCGAGCTGGCGCGAGGTGCCGGCCTACGCGGTGTATGCGGTGCGGCTGTGGGTGAATCCCGATGCGCGGCCGGTTTCGTTTCGGCCGATGCTTTATTTGATGCGGCTGTTTTCGTGA
- a CDS encoding amylo-alpha-1,6-glucosidase yields MPNHAEATTTQAPQVAPVPPTSASGPAFIAPEADPQVLARNNQYVLKSGDAFVVSDALGDIGGHDDGLFVDDMRVLSKWRLTFGGRAPSLLSGATSADNASFTAHLTNRPLPPLGGHETPEGVIHIERLRVLAGDVLYEALTLTNYGASEAEVPLSLSFAADFKDMFEVRGTQRPKRGTVGAPRVDAGAVRLRYDGLDGVERNVTVHFSPAPDALSVDRADYTLTIPAQACVSIYLTVDATLGPAQAEGPGCGRVALRTALVGVHREMRTRRESMARVNTGNPLFDAWLDRSLADLGLLTTQLDTGPYPYAGIPWFSTPFGRDAIITSLQMLWLQPSLARGVLRFLAEHQARETSAFRDAEPGKIMHEFRRSEMAATGEVPFALYYGGVDTTPLFIVLAGAYVERTGDDALIDELWPALERAAQWVIDKCDRNPYGLLDYQRTSERGLANQGWKDSHDSVFHADGRFPDGPIALVEVQAYACAALDAMSACSHRRGHAADATRYALRAKTLRDQVDALFWMPEGDFYGIALDGHGELCRVFASNAGHLLAFGLPDAERGAAVAGVLGSALFQTGWGIRTLAAGQPRFNPMAYHNGSVWPHDNALIARGLARYGDKTAAVNLLRALFEAAVSFEMRLPELFCGFPRRRGEPPTAYPVACLPQAWAAGAPFMMLQACLGVSIDASRHEVRVERPALPEGVDWLRIDALRVGDETVSLTFRRVDGQVVAAAEQPGRVKVVAVL; encoded by the coding sequence ATGCCGAATCACGCCGAAGCCACGACGACGCAGGCGCCGCAAGTCGCGCCGGTTCCCCCGACCTCCGCATCGGGTCCCGCTTTCATCGCGCCCGAAGCCGATCCGCAGGTCCTCGCGCGCAACAACCAGTACGTGCTGAAATCCGGCGACGCGTTCGTGGTCAGCGACGCGCTCGGCGACATCGGCGGGCATGACGACGGCCTGTTCGTCGACGACATGCGCGTGCTGTCGAAATGGCGCCTGACGTTCGGCGGCCGCGCGCCGTCGCTGCTGTCGGGCGCGACGAGCGCCGACAACGCGTCGTTCACCGCGCACCTGACGAACCGCCCGCTGCCGCCGCTCGGCGGCCACGAGACGCCCGAGGGCGTGATCCACATCGAGCGGCTGCGCGTGCTCGCGGGCGACGTGCTGTACGAAGCGCTGACGCTGACGAACTACGGCGCGAGCGAAGCCGAGGTGCCGCTGTCGCTGTCGTTCGCGGCCGATTTCAAGGACATGTTCGAAGTACGCGGCACGCAGCGGCCGAAGCGCGGTACGGTGGGCGCGCCGCGCGTCGACGCGGGTGCGGTGCGGCTGCGCTACGACGGCCTCGACGGCGTCGAGCGCAACGTGACCGTGCATTTCTCGCCGGCACCGGACGCGCTGTCGGTCGATCGTGCCGACTACACGCTGACGATCCCCGCGCAGGCGTGCGTGTCGATCTACCTGACCGTCGATGCGACGCTCGGGCCCGCGCAGGCCGAAGGGCCCGGTTGCGGCCGTGTCGCGTTGCGCACCGCGCTCGTCGGCGTGCATCGCGAGATGCGGACGCGGCGCGAGTCGATGGCGCGCGTGAACACCGGCAATCCGCTGTTCGACGCGTGGCTCGATCGTTCGCTCGCGGATCTCGGGCTGCTCACGACGCAGCTCGACACGGGGCCGTACCCGTATGCGGGCATTCCGTGGTTCTCGACGCCGTTCGGCCGCGACGCGATCATCACGTCGCTGCAGATGTTGTGGCTGCAGCCATCGCTCGCGCGCGGCGTGCTGCGTTTTCTCGCCGAGCACCAGGCGCGCGAGACCTCCGCGTTCCGCGACGCGGAGCCCGGCAAGATCATGCACGAGTTCCGCCGCAGCGAGATGGCCGCGACCGGCGAGGTGCCGTTCGCGCTGTACTACGGCGGCGTCGATACGACTCCGCTGTTCATCGTGCTCGCGGGCGCCTATGTCGAACGCACCGGCGACGACGCGCTGATCGACGAGCTGTGGCCCGCGCTCGAGCGTGCCGCGCAATGGGTGATCGACAAGTGCGACCGCAATCCGTACGGACTGCTCGATTACCAGCGCACGTCGGAGCGCGGCCTCGCGAACCAGGGCTGGAAGGACAGCCACGATTCGGTGTTCCATGCGGACGGCCGTTTTCCGGATGGGCCGATCGCGCTCGTCGAAGTGCAGGCCTATGCATGCGCGGCGCTCGACGCGATGTCGGCGTGCTCGCACCGGCGCGGCCATGCGGCCGACGCGACGCGCTACGCATTGCGCGCGAAGACGCTGCGCGACCAGGTCGACGCGCTGTTCTGGATGCCGGAAGGCGATTTCTACGGGATCGCGCTCGACGGTCATGGCGAGCTGTGCCGCGTGTTCGCGTCGAACGCGGGCCACCTGCTCGCGTTCGGGCTGCCCGACGCCGAGCGCGGCGCGGCGGTCGCCGGCGTGCTCGGCTCCGCGCTGTTCCAGACGGGCTGGGGTATCCGCACGCTCGCGGCCGGCCAGCCGCGCTTCAACCCGATGGCGTACCACAACGGCTCGGTGTGGCCGCACGACAATGCGCTGATCGCGCGCGGGCTGGCGCGCTACGGCGACAAGACGGCCGCGGTGAATCTGTTGCGCGCGCTGTTCGAGGCGGCGGTGAGCTTCGAGATGCGCCTGCCGGAGCTGTTCTGCGGGTTCCCGCGCCGGCGCGGCGAACCGCCGACCGCGTATCCGGTGGCCTGCCTGCCGCAGGCGTGGGCGGCCGGCGCGCCGTTCATGATGCTGCAGGCGTGCCTCGGCGTGAGCATCGACGCGTCGCGCCACGAGGTGCGCGTCGAGCGCCCGGCGTTGCCGGAAGGCGTCGACTGGCTGCGGATCGACGCGCTGCGCGTCGGCGACGAAACCGTGTCGTTGACGTTCCGCCGCGTCGATGGCCAGGTCGTCGCGGCGGCGGAGCAGCCGGGCCGCGTGAAGGTGGTCGCGGTGCTGTAG